Proteins encoded together in one Nocardioides marinisabuli window:
- a CDS encoding PhnE/PtxC family ABC transporter permease — protein sequence MVALLALFPGILPGAVALGLYTGGILGRLVAEAWESVPLRPRARAAGRRVPRPLAGLAATVPAGVQPLVTYTLYRFEICVRDTAIVGVVGAAGLGRLLQENLNAFRFPAVTTLLIASFAVSVAAELAGRRIRRALAA from the coding sequence GTGGTCGCGCTGCTGGCCCTCTTCCCCGGCATCCTGCCCGGCGCCGTGGCGCTGGGCCTCTACACCGGCGGCATCCTGGGTCGCCTGGTCGCCGAGGCCTGGGAGTCGGTGCCGCTGCGCCCCCGCGCGCGCGCTGCAGGACGTCGGGTGCCGCGGCCGCTGGCGGGGCTCGCCGCGACCGTGCCGGCGGGCGTGCAGCCGCTGGTGACCTACACGCTCTACCGCTTCGAGATCTGCGTGCGCGACACCGCCATCGTCGGGGTGGTCGGCGCCGCCGGCCTCGGGCGGCTGCTCCAGGAGAACCTCAACGCGTTCCGCTTCCCGGCCGTCACCACCCTGCTGATCGCCTCCTTCGCCGTCTCGGTGGCCGCCGAGCTGGCGGGCCGCCGCATCCGCCGCGCCCTCGCTGCCTAG
- a CDS encoding carboxymuconolactone decarboxylase family protein, with the protein MPRIPVHTVDSAPAASTDALKQLESKFGKVLNIHGGMAHSPAVLLSYAALGDVIAEHATLDGKTREAIALAVGAEDECTYCQSAHTGGGKAAGFSDEEMVNIRRGKADDAELDALLRLARDYTAQVGHTSDAAWQDAIDAGWSDEQLTELSVHVTLNLFTNYFNHHVHTELDVPEAPAL; encoded by the coding sequence GTGCCCCGCATCCCCGTCCACACCGTCGACTCCGCCCCCGCCGCCAGCACCGACGCGCTGAAGCAGCTGGAGTCGAAGTTCGGCAAGGTCCTCAACATCCACGGCGGGATGGCGCACTCCCCCGCCGTGCTGCTCTCGTACGCCGCCCTCGGCGACGTCATCGCCGAGCACGCGACCCTCGACGGGAAGACCCGGGAGGCCATCGCCCTGGCCGTCGGCGCCGAGGACGAGTGCACCTACTGCCAGTCCGCGCACACCGGCGGGGGCAAGGCGGCCGGCTTCAGCGACGAGGAGATGGTCAACATCCGTCGCGGCAAGGCCGACGACGCCGAGCTCGACGCGCTGCTGCGCCTGGCCCGCGACTACACCGCGCAGGTCGGCCACACCAGCGACGCGGCCTGGCAGGACGCCATCGACGCCGGCTGGAGCGACGAGCAGCTCACCGAGCTGTCGGTGCACGTCACGCTCAACCTGTTCACGAACTACTTCAACCACCACGTGCACACCGAGCTCGACGTGCCCGAGGCCCCGGCGCTCTGA
- a CDS encoding multicopper oxidase family protein, with product MSTKDWISTSRKPARFARRLPMQTPLVPVPASDEAGDYLLYEISEQAYTGQLLDDGAGATRLMGYAPVGATPTFTGSLIKVDQHTRVRLRVHNDLPPVHPDFGHAMGTSVHLHGSATLPQYDGYADDVTQPGHYKDYWYPNHQGPRTIWYHDHAVHKTAQNIYSGLVAQYHIQNDWEKANLPQERYDVPLTVHDAIFAKDGSLTHMDRDHSGLYGDVIMVNGVPWPYHEVERRFYRFRILMGTISRSMTLRFVNKRTRRTLPTWVVATDGGLTVPQQVTSWRHASAERYEMMVDLGSCRVGDVVELLNSSNKNNRDFKHTDKVMQLRVTSEPTDTRWNQVVTPPPEELHPIMSVPVEAARRTRDIDLERDDDTNVFLLNETSWEDVQAESWNLFLDERGDPPRPGDVEIWRLENKSGGWFHPIHIHLVDFRIIDRDGGSDRVQPWEKGPKDVVYVGEGEIVEVLVQYSVAPSHYPDGRSTGPAGAGAELGGRFMVHCHNASHEDHDMMGQFVLAAADGTVHLGEDHPNHPVHGAPPV from the coding sequence GTGAGCACCAAGGACTGGATCAGCACCTCGCGCAAGCCAGCCAGGTTCGCGCGACGGCTGCCGATGCAGACCCCGCTGGTCCCCGTGCCCGCGAGCGACGAGGCGGGCGACTACCTGCTCTACGAGATCAGTGAGCAGGCCTACACCGGCCAGCTCCTCGACGACGGCGCTGGAGCGACCAGGCTCATGGGGTACGCCCCGGTGGGGGCCACCCCGACCTTCACCGGTTCCCTCATCAAGGTCGACCAGCACACCCGGGTGCGGCTGCGGGTGCACAACGACCTGCCCCCGGTGCACCCCGACTTCGGCCACGCGATGGGCACCTCGGTGCACCTGCACGGCTCCGCGACCCTGCCGCAGTACGACGGCTACGCCGACGACGTCACCCAGCCCGGGCACTACAAGGACTACTGGTACCCGAACCACCAGGGCCCCCGCACGATCTGGTACCACGACCACGCCGTGCACAAGACGGCGCAGAACATCTACAGCGGGCTGGTGGCCCAGTACCACATCCAGAACGACTGGGAGAAGGCGAACCTGCCGCAGGAGCGCTACGACGTGCCGCTCACGGTCCACGACGCGATCTTCGCCAAGGACGGGTCGCTGACGCACATGGACCGCGACCACTCGGGTCTCTACGGCGACGTGATCATGGTCAACGGGGTCCCGTGGCCCTACCACGAGGTGGAGCGCCGCTTCTACCGCTTCCGGATCCTGATGGGCACGATCTCCCGGTCGATGACGCTGAGGTTCGTCAACAAGCGCACGAGGCGCACGCTGCCCACCTGGGTGGTCGCGACCGACGGAGGGCTCACGGTCCCGCAGCAGGTCACCAGCTGGCGCCACGCCAGCGCCGAGCGCTACGAGATGATGGTGGACCTCGGCTCCTGCCGGGTCGGTGACGTCGTGGAGCTGCTCAACTCCAGCAACAAGAACAACCGGGACTTCAAGCACACCGACAAGGTGATGCAGCTGCGCGTGACCTCCGAGCCCACGGACACCCGCTGGAACCAGGTCGTCACGCCTCCGCCCGAGGAGCTGCACCCGATCATGTCGGTGCCGGTCGAGGCGGCGCGCCGGACCCGTGACATCGACCTCGAGCGCGACGACGACACCAACGTCTTCCTGCTCAACGAGACGAGCTGGGAGGACGTGCAGGCCGAGAGCTGGAACCTCTTCCTCGACGAGCGCGGGGACCCCCCTCGTCCCGGGGACGTGGAGATCTGGCGGCTGGAGAACAAGTCCGGGGGGTGGTTCCACCCGATCCACATCCACCTCGTCGACTTCCGCATCATCGACCGCGACGGCGGCTCCGATCGGGTCCAGCCCTGGGAGAAGGGGCCCAAGGACGTGGTCTACGTGGGCGAGGGGGAGATCGTCGAGGTGCTGGTGCAGTACTCCGTGGCGCCCTCGCACTACCCCGACGGGCGCTCCACGGGGCCCGCCGGAGCCGGGGCCGAGCTCGGCGGGCGCTTCATGGTGCACTGCCACAACGCCTCGCACGAGGACCACGACATGATGGGGCAGTTCGTGCTCGCGGCCGCCGATGGCACGGTCCACCTGGGCGAGGACCACCCCAACCACCCGGTCCACGGCGCGCCGCCGGTGTGA
- the lepB gene encoding signal peptidase I — MRPAGATRRPDRRAPVLAHRHAVAAGLLLLLVLLLLVLLVVRATLVVPVRVSSASMMPTFEAGDVILVSRLAPDVEDLARGDLVVFRDPAGGRTLKRVVGLPGERVAILDGVLHVDGEPQEEVWVTDPLDGYYTRVWTAGEGEVVVLGDNRGNSIDSRDYGPVTEEDLVGRVLVRLWPPGSGTGS, encoded by the coding sequence GTGCGTCCTGCGGGAGCGACCCGGCGACCGGACCGCCGGGCCCCGGTCCTGGCGCACCGGCACGCCGTCGCCGCCGGGCTCCTGCTCCTGCTCGTCCTGCTCCTGCTCGTGCTGCTCGTGGTCCGCGCGACCCTCGTGGTCCCGGTGCGGGTGTCGTCGGCCAGCATGATGCCCACCTTCGAGGCCGGCGACGTCATCCTCGTGTCGCGGCTGGCGCCGGACGTCGAGGACCTCGCCCGCGGCGACCTGGTCGTGTTCCGGGACCCCGCCGGCGGCCGGACGCTCAAGCGGGTGGTGGGGCTGCCCGGCGAGCGCGTCGCGATCCTGGACGGCGTGCTGCACGTCGACGGCGAGCCGCAGGAGGAGGTCTGGGTCACCGACCCCCTGGACGGCTACTACACCCGGGTGTGGACCGCCGGCGAGGGGGAGGTCGTGGTGCTCGGGGACAACCGCGGGAACTCGATCGACTCGCGGGACTACGGCCCGGTCACGGAGGAGGACCTGGTGGGCCGGGTGCTGGTGCGGCTCTGGCCGCCGGGGTCCGGCACCGGCTCCTGA
- a CDS encoding DUF3179 domain-containing protein has protein sequence MTPRAAGVPALVLTGALLLSACGSDPEPSTPAAGADPSASAGAVGGSALDDLRDPAFPEPLLPLEDLLSGGPPPDGIPAIDDPQHEQVADVDWLEDDEPVLSLTVGEETRAYPLRVLTWHEIANDVVDGVPVAVTYCPLCNSGVAFERTVEGEETTFGVSGLLYADNLVMFDRATESLWPQLTGVAAVGVRTGTALRSIPMGTVGWSQFREEHPGALVLSRDTGHDRDYGRNPYVGYDDPGSDPLFELPGEPDDRLPPKFRVVGVGTGADAVAVERGRLATAGVVRVDVGDRPVTLWHLPGQRSALGAAAIDEGAEIGTVAAFVARLDGQEVAFERDAAGRVVDVVTGSTWNAFGRATDGPLAGRRLRPVVHLDTFWFSWVAFQPETALVQP, from the coding sequence ATGACGCCCCGGGCGGCCGGCGTACCGGCGCTGGTCCTGACCGGGGCCCTGCTGCTGTCCGCCTGCGGCTCCGACCCCGAGCCCTCGACGCCGGCCGCCGGGGCCGACCCGAGCGCCTCCGCGGGCGCGGTCGGCGGCTCCGCGCTCGACGACCTTCGCGACCCGGCGTTCCCCGAGCCGCTGCTCCCCCTCGAGGACCTGCTCTCCGGCGGTCCCCCGCCCGACGGCATCCCCGCGATCGACGACCCGCAGCACGAGCAGGTCGCCGACGTCGACTGGCTCGAGGACGACGAGCCCGTGCTCAGCCTCACCGTCGGCGAGGAGACCCGCGCCTACCCGCTGCGGGTGCTGACCTGGCACGAGATCGCCAACGACGTCGTCGACGGCGTCCCGGTCGCAGTCACCTACTGCCCGCTGTGCAACTCCGGCGTCGCCTTCGAGCGCACCGTCGAGGGCGAGGAGACGACGTTCGGGGTCTCCGGGCTGCTCTACGCCGACAACCTGGTGATGTTCGACCGGGCCACCGAGTCGTTGTGGCCGCAGCTGACCGGGGTGGCGGCGGTCGGGGTGCGCACCGGCACCGCGCTGCGCAGCATCCCGATGGGCACCGTCGGGTGGTCGCAGTTCCGCGAGGAGCACCCCGGCGCGCTGGTGCTGAGCCGCGACACGGGCCACGACCGCGACTACGGCCGCAACCCCTACGTCGGCTACGACGACCCGGGCTCCGACCCGCTCTTCGAGCTGCCCGGCGAGCCCGACGACCGGCTGCCCCCGAAGTTCCGCGTGGTCGGGGTCGGCACCGGTGCGGACGCGGTGGCCGTGGAGCGCGGCCGGCTCGCGACCGCCGGCGTCGTCCGCGTCGACGTGGGCGACCGCCCGGTCACCCTGTGGCACCTGCCCGGCCAGCGCTCGGCCCTCGGCGCCGCCGCGATCGACGAGGGCGCCGAGATCGGCACCGTCGCCGCCTTCGTCGCCCGTCTCGACGGGCAGGAGGTGGCCTTCGAGCGCGACGCCGCGGGCCGGGTCGTCGACGTCGTCACCGGCTCGACGTGGAACGCCTTCGGCCGCGCCACCGACGGCCCCCTCGCGGGGCGCCGGCTGCGCCCCGTGGTGCACCTCGACACCTTCTGGTTCTCCTGGGTGGCCTTCCAGCCCGAGACCGCCCTCGTCCAGCCCTGA
- a CDS encoding putative selenate ABC transporter substrate-binding protein, translating to MNPTRRALLGGTAGLFLLTACGNDADDASGAAGTEGSAPVLGISAIPDQDPEQLNRLYGLVADAVADATGLEVSYEAVTDYTAVVRAFEVGDIHLAWMGGLTGVQARSRVEGAQAIAQRDIDADFHSLFIATKASGIEPFDDTEGLTALEGHSLTFGSDTSTSGRLMPQYFMEQAGLEVADLKGEPGYSGSHDATIEAVASGSYEVGAVNEQVWEATVEAGEVDLSDVVVLWRTPGYADYHWLVRPDLDETFGEGTTEAIAQMLYDLDPADPDDAAILELFGATSFVPTENENYDQIEAVAKDLGLLA from the coding sequence ATGAACCCCACCCGCCGCGCCCTGCTGGGCGGCACCGCCGGCCTGTTCCTCCTCACCGCCTGCGGCAACGACGCCGACGACGCCTCGGGAGCGGCGGGCACGGAGGGCTCGGCCCCCGTGCTGGGCATCTCCGCGATCCCCGACCAGGACCCCGAGCAGCTCAACCGGCTCTACGGGCTGGTCGCCGACGCCGTCGCCGACGCCACCGGCCTCGAGGTCTCCTACGAGGCCGTCACCGACTACACCGCCGTGGTGCGGGCCTTCGAGGTCGGCGACATCCACCTGGCCTGGATGGGCGGGCTGACCGGGGTGCAGGCCCGCAGCCGCGTCGAGGGCGCGCAGGCCATCGCGCAGCGCGACATCGACGCCGACTTCCACAGCCTCTTCATCGCCACCAAGGCCTCGGGCATCGAGCCCTTTGACGACACCGAGGGGCTCACCGCCCTCGAGGGGCACAGCCTGACCTTCGGCTCCGACACCTCCACCTCGGGCCGGCTGATGCCGCAGTACTTCATGGAGCAGGCCGGGCTCGAGGTCGCCGACCTCAAGGGCGAGCCGGGCTACAGCGGCTCGCACGACGCGACCATCGAGGCCGTCGCCAGCGGCAGCTACGAGGTGGGCGCGGTCAACGAGCAGGTCTGGGAGGCGACGGTCGAGGCCGGCGAGGTCGACCTCTCCGACGTGGTGGTGCTGTGGCGCACGCCGGGGTACGCCGACTACCACTGGCTGGTGCGCCCCGACCTCGACGAGACCTTCGGCGAGGGCACCACCGAGGCGATCGCGCAGATGCTCTACGACCTCGACCCCGCCGACCCCGACGACGCGGCCATCCTCGAGCTCTTCGGGGCCACCTCCTTCGTGCCGACCGAGAACGAGAACTACGACCAGATCGAGGCGGTCGCGAAGGACCTGGGGCTGCTGGCGTGA
- a CDS encoding DoxX family protein: protein MPDTLRALVGWVLAPDTDEVPRRQAVGLAFLRVTVGLMWLYNVAWKVPADFGRDSGNGLYKFTGFAVDHPVLPPYSWLVENLVLPNISAFGWLVLAAETALAVLLVSGTYVRAAALLGIAQSVAIALSVAYAPEEWPWSYWLMIAAHVALVVGSSGRAFSVDAVRARVVPLAGLQRPWGVLAVVVGLYSVVASLDDPLASRGPGLRSTDPSLSLGVYNLLGGLVVLLVGVGLLLAARGVRVAAPAAAGLALAGALLLRVQIGFTDPWLGGNATSVAVLIILAVVALADRLPTGPRPGVAPSAPTEGRHR from the coding sequence GTGCCTGACACGCTGCGCGCGCTGGTCGGCTGGGTGCTGGCCCCCGACACCGACGAGGTCCCCCGCCGCCAGGCGGTCGGGCTGGCGTTCCTGCGGGTGACCGTCGGCCTGATGTGGCTCTACAACGTGGCCTGGAAGGTGCCGGCCGACTTCGGCCGCGACTCCGGCAACGGGCTCTACAAGTTCACCGGCTTCGCCGTCGACCACCCGGTGCTGCCGCCGTACTCGTGGCTGGTCGAGAACCTGGTCCTGCCCAACATCTCGGCGTTCGGCTGGCTGGTGCTGGCGGCCGAGACCGCGCTCGCGGTGCTGCTGGTCTCGGGCACCTACGTGCGGGCCGCGGCCCTGCTCGGGATCGCGCAGTCGGTGGCGATCGCCCTCTCGGTGGCCTACGCGCCCGAGGAGTGGCCCTGGTCGTACTGGTTGATGATCGCCGCCCACGTGGCCCTGGTCGTCGGCTCCTCGGGGCGCGCCTTCTCCGTCGACGCGGTCCGCGCCCGGGTGGTCCCGCTCGCCGGGCTGCAGCGCCCCTGGGGCGTGCTGGCGGTCGTGGTCGGGCTCTACAGCGTGGTCGCCTCCCTCGACGACCCGCTCGCCTCCCGCGGCCCGGGGCTGCGCTCGACCGACCCCTCGCTCAGCCTCGGCGTCTACAACCTGCTCGGCGGGCTCGTCGTGCTGCTCGTCGGTGTCGGGCTGCTGCTGGCCGCCCGGGGCGTGCGGGTGGCCGCTCCGGCCGCCGCCGGCCTCGCGCTGGCCGGCGCCCTGCTGCTGCGGGTCCAGATCGGCTTCACCGACCCCTGGCTCGGCGGCAACGCCACCAGCGTCGCCGTGCTGATCATCCTGGCCGTGGTCGCGCTCGCCGACCGCCTGCCCACGGGCCCCCGCCCGGGGGTCGCTCCCTCCGCCCCCACCGAAGGACGTCATCGATGA
- a CDS encoding radical SAM protein, whose amino-acid sequence MSHSDAVLTTVLPEPGQDHVSTPAGPVARLIDGGDLDCGSGLLLLITRNMRRLDDGGHLGIRSAERSVTVDLPAWADLVGHSVEVAHAESEQGPWWFVVEKSGAPATVFTTGKSTPVGERLWVYTNFDCNLACDYCCAQSSPRAEARRFPVETARAAFEEFAAMGGKEVFLTGGEPFMHPDLDGLVEAAAGLERTVLTNAMILGRGRRREILEGLDRSVALQVSLDSATPDLHDRQRGAGTWGKALDGIELAASLGFRVRIAATLYDEDPAGVEALHRRLDQLDIAPEDRVIRPVAAEGFADQGIHVSIDNLEPEPTLTVDGAWWHPVAVTNPHMRIADHPLPVSEVIGVMRDTVAVQDAAAATGREVFRCA is encoded by the coding sequence ATGAGCCACTCGGACGCCGTCCTGACCACCGTGCTCCCGGAGCCGGGCCAGGACCACGTGTCCACGCCGGCCGGGCCGGTGGCACGCCTGATCGACGGGGGCGACCTCGACTGCGGAAGCGGGCTGCTGCTGCTGATCACCCGCAACATGCGCCGCCTCGACGACGGCGGGCACCTCGGCATCCGCAGCGCCGAGCGGAGCGTCACCGTCGACCTGCCGGCCTGGGCCGACCTGGTCGGGCACAGCGTCGAGGTCGCGCACGCCGAGTCCGAGCAGGGGCCGTGGTGGTTCGTCGTGGAGAAGTCCGGCGCGCCGGCCACCGTCTTCACCACCGGCAAGAGCACTCCCGTCGGCGAGCGGCTGTGGGTCTACACCAACTTCGACTGCAACCTCGCCTGCGACTACTGCTGCGCGCAGTCCTCCCCGCGTGCCGAGGCGCGGCGCTTCCCGGTGGAGACCGCCCGGGCGGCCTTCGAGGAGTTCGCCGCGATGGGCGGCAAGGAGGTCTTCCTGACCGGCGGCGAGCCGTTCATGCACCCCGACCTCGACGGGCTCGTCGAGGCGGCAGCCGGGCTCGAGCGCACCGTGCTGACGAACGCGATGATCCTGGGCCGCGGGCGACGCCGCGAGATCCTCGAGGGCCTCGACCGCTCGGTCGCCCTGCAGGTCAGCCTGGACAGCGCCACCCCCGACCTGCACGACCGCCAGCGCGGCGCCGGCACGTGGGGCAAGGCCCTCGACGGCATCGAGCTCGCCGCCTCCCTCGGCTTCCGGGTCCGCATCGCCGCCACGCTGTACGACGAGGACCCCGCGGGCGTCGAGGCCCTGCACCGGCGCCTCGACCAGCTCGACATCGCCCCGGAGGACCGGGTGATCCGCCCGGTGGCCGCCGAGGGATTCGCCGACCAGGGGATCCACGTCTCGATCGACAACCTCGAGCCCGAGCCGACCCTGACCGTCGACGGCGCCTGGTGGCACCCGGTCGCGGTCACCAACCCGCACATGCGCATCGCCGACCACCCGCTGCCGGTCAGCGAGGTCATCGGGGTCATGCGCGACACCGTCGCGGTGCAGGACGCCGCGGCCGCCACCGGACGAGAGGTGTTCCGCTGTGCCTGA
- a CDS encoding TlpA family protein disulfide reductase, which yields MTTTARRRAARLWAGPLLALSLVGCGTTSADDVAATTGTSPAEAESQPQEPQESQQQDLPALYDVSSRTVGGADWSGAEMAGRPAVLWFWAPWCPTCRAQVSGVNALAQTHGDDVALVGVGAQDDADAIAGFAADVDPGVTSLSDVDGSVWRHFGVTAQSTYVVLDADGEVRGEGYLDEAELGELVDELVAEQAG from the coding sequence ATGACCACCACCGCGCGACGACGGGCGGCCCGCCTCTGGGCGGGCCCCCTGCTCGCGCTCTCCCTCGTCGGCTGCGGCACCACCTCCGCCGACGACGTGGCGGCGACGACCGGCACGAGCCCTGCCGAGGCTGAGTCGCAGCCGCAGGAGCCCCAGGAGTCGCAGCAGCAGGACCTGCCGGCGCTGTACGACGTCTCCTCGCGCACCGTCGGCGGTGCCGACTGGTCGGGCGCCGAGATGGCGGGGCGCCCGGCGGTGCTGTGGTTCTGGGCGCCGTGGTGCCCCACCTGCCGGGCCCAGGTCTCGGGCGTCAACGCGCTCGCGCAGACCCACGGCGACGACGTCGCGCTGGTCGGGGTGGGCGCGCAGGACGACGCCGACGCCATCGCCGGGTTCGCCGCCGACGTCGACCCCGGGGTCACCTCCCTCTCCGACGTCGACGGCAGCGTGTGGCGCCACTTCGGCGTCACCGCCCAGAGCACCTACGTCGTGCTCGACGCCGACGGCGAGGTGCGCGGCGAGGGCTACCTCGACGAGGCCGAGCTGGGCGAGCTGGTCGACGAGCTCGTCGCCGAGCAGGCCGGCTGA
- a CDS encoding SAM-dependent methyltransferase, protein MSSDSGTEEMWRPEDADARRDYWEHVHDGKDVDGVSWWQSVPGLSLGLVDDTGVDPADPVIDVGAGWSTLADHLLERGYTDVTAIDLSRTALDTVRERVGDLGRHLTLDVADVLDLDTGRQYALWHDRAVFHFLTEQDERDDYRASLARCLRPGGWFVIATFGPDGPTTCSGLPIVRYTHDELAAEFPGYELHGTAGEDHLTPWGTNQQFTAVLLRAPGA, encoded by the coding sequence ATGAGCAGCGACAGCGGCACCGAGGAGATGTGGCGGCCCGAGGACGCCGATGCGCGACGTGACTACTGGGAGCACGTGCACGACGGCAAGGACGTCGACGGCGTCTCGTGGTGGCAGTCCGTGCCGGGGCTGTCGCTCGGACTGGTCGACGACACCGGGGTGGACCCCGCCGACCCGGTCATCGACGTGGGCGCCGGCTGGTCGACGCTCGCCGACCACCTGCTGGAGCGCGGCTACACCGACGTCACCGCCATCGACCTCTCGCGCACCGCGCTCGACACCGTGCGCGAGCGGGTGGGCGACCTGGGCCGCCACCTGACCCTCGACGTCGCCGACGTGCTCGACCTCGACACCGGCCGGCAGTACGCCCTGTGGCACGACCGGGCGGTCTTCCACTTCCTGACCGAGCAGGACGAGCGCGACGACTACCGCGCCTCGCTGGCACGCTGCCTGCGGCCCGGCGGCTGGTTCGTGATCGCCACCTTCGGCCCCGACGGGCCGACCACCTGCAGCGGCCTGCCGATCGTGCGCTACACCCACGACGAGCTGGCCGCCGAGTTCCCCGGCTACGAGCTGCACGGCACCGCCGGTGAGGACCACCTGACACCGTGGGGCACCAACCAGCAGTTCACCGCGGTGCTGCTGCGCGCTCCGGGAGCCTGA
- a CDS encoding cytochrome c biogenesis CcdA family protein, whose product MSEGLLAVALGAGMLAAVNPCGFALLPAYVSLLVAGDDSPDRGRAVLRALGLTGAMTLGFSGVFLAFGLAVAPVVGQVQRHLPWVTVVLGLTLLLLGGWLLAGRSLRLPSLRFSRRPRGPAPLRRSFWSMAGFGAGYAVASLSCTVAPFLAVVVAGFRTDSVLEGVALFAAYAAGMGAVVGTLAVATALASPTTVQRLRRSGAWAPRVAGLVLLLAGAYVAYYGWWELRVLGADAGSVADAADDPVIAAAAAVQQALVDVATAVGPGGWALLLGALVVAGLLVSRARSRAARPSRPQEARR is encoded by the coding sequence GTGTCCGAGGGCCTGCTCGCCGTCGCCCTCGGGGCCGGGATGCTGGCGGCCGTCAACCCCTGCGGCTTCGCCCTGCTGCCGGCGTACGTCTCGCTGCTCGTCGCGGGCGACGACTCCCCCGACCGTGGCCGGGCGGTGCTGCGTGCGCTCGGGCTGACCGGTGCGATGACCCTCGGCTTCTCGGGGGTCTTCCTGGCCTTCGGGCTGGCGGTGGCACCGGTGGTCGGGCAGGTGCAGCGGCACCTGCCGTGGGTGACCGTGGTGCTGGGGCTGACCCTCCTGCTGCTCGGCGGCTGGCTGCTGGCCGGTCGCTCGCTGCGGCTGCCGTCACTGCGGTTCTCGCGCCGCCCGCGCGGGCCGGCGCCGCTGCGCCGCTCGTTCTGGTCGATGGCCGGCTTCGGAGCCGGCTACGCCGTGGCCTCGCTGTCGTGCACCGTCGCGCCGTTCCTGGCCGTCGTGGTCGCCGGCTTCCGCACCGACTCGGTCCTCGAGGGCGTCGCGCTCTTCGCGGCGTACGCCGCCGGCATGGGCGCGGTGGTCGGCACCCTGGCCGTGGCCACCGCCCTGGCCTCGCCGACCACCGTGCAGCGGCTGCGCCGCTCGGGGGCGTGGGCGCCGCGGGTGGCCGGGCTGGTGCTCCTCCTGGCCGGCGCGTACGTCGCCTACTACGGCTGGTGGGAGCTGCGGGTCCTCGGCGCCGACGCCGGGAGCGTCGCCGACGCGGCCGACGACCCGGTCATCGCGGCCGCCGCGGCGGTGCAGCAGGCGCTCGTCGACGTCGCGACCGCGGTCGGGCCCGGCGGGTGGGCGCTGCTGCTCGGCGCGCTCGTCGTGGCCGGGCTCCTCGTCTCGCGCGCCCGGTCGCGGGCCGCTCGTCCGTCCCGCCCGCAGGAGGCGCGCCGATGA
- a CDS encoding phosphonate ABC transporter ATP-binding protein, with product MNEAGAAPVVRLTGVSRRFGDRAALAGIDLDVHRGERVALLGSSGAGKSTLLSLLNGSVRPSEGTVELLGQRPDQLGPRPLRRLRARIGTVHQRLDLVEQVRVAHNVNAGRLGRMSTPTALRSLVWPVGMSEVRAVLEQVGLGWAVHERTERLSGGERQRVAIARLLLQRPELVLADEPVSSLDPARAAEILRLLTQVGGATGADAPTFVVSLHQPALAREHCTRAIGLREGRVAFDVAAADLADHHLEDLYVLT from the coding sequence GTGAACGAGGCCGGGGCGGCGCCGGTCGTCAGGCTCACCGGGGTCTCGCGCCGGTTCGGCGACCGGGCCGCCCTGGCCGGGATCGACCTCGACGTCCACCGCGGCGAGCGGGTCGCTCTGCTGGGCTCCAGCGGAGCCGGCAAGAGCACCCTGCTCTCGCTGCTCAACGGATCCGTGCGGCCCAGCGAGGGCACCGTCGAGCTGCTCGGGCAGCGCCCCGACCAGCTGGGCCCCCGGCCGTTGCGCCGCCTCCGGGCCCGCATCGGCACCGTCCACCAGCGCCTCGACCTCGTCGAGCAGGTGCGGGTCGCCCACAACGTCAACGCCGGTCGCCTGGGCAGGATGAGCACGCCCACCGCGCTGCGCTCGCTCGTCTGGCCGGTCGGGATGTCCGAGGTCCGCGCGGTCCTGGAGCAGGTCGGCCTGGGCTGGGCCGTCCACGAGCGCACCGAGCGGCTCAGCGGCGGCGAGCGGCAGCGCGTCGCCATCGCGCGCCTGCTGCTGCAGCGTCCCGAGCTGGTGCTGGCCGACGAGCCCGTCTCGAGCCTCGACCCGGCCCGCGCCGCGGAGATCCTGCGGCTGCTGACCCAGGTCGGTGGGGCCACCGGCGCGGACGCACCCACGTTCGTGGTCAGCCTGCACCAGCCGGCGCTGGCCCGCGAGCACTGCACCCGGGCCATCGGCCTGCGCGAGGGCCGCGTCGCCTTCGACGTCGCGGCCGCCGACCTCGCCGACCACCACCTCGAGGACCTCTACGTCCTGACATGA